From Bacteroidota bacterium, a single genomic window includes:
- a CDS encoding radical SAM protein, translated as MRYSKYNIFSGIKDSDNFFIVNILSGNADILSASEAKMVEELINGRPVQEDFYTQLINKGYVVDEKTENIEYKNEYLNFIDSRDKDEVQLFFVPNYSCNFACSYCYQEGYTNPHSEVPAKLTDMFFQYVRTRFAGRNRYITLFGGEPLLNSPRQKELVSYFLENATRAELDVCIVTNGYYLGEYLDLLKKSRIREIQVTLDGTKAIHDSRRFLKGGGSTFDKIVKGIDLCLQNKISVNLRMVADKQNIDNLPELATFAIDKGWTNSPFFKTQIGRNYELHHCQSHPEQLFDRISLYEKIYELTKEHPHILKFYKPAYSISKFLSENGNLPNPLFDACPACKTEWAFDYTGHIYPCTATVGKTDESLGTFYPREFHDLKKIKEWENRDVTSIPECQNCDLQLACGGGCGAVAKNRSGNICSPDCRPVKKLLELGFSNYF; from the coding sequence ATGAGATATTCAAAATACAACATATTTTCGGGAATTAAAGACTCAGACAACTTTTTCATTGTTAATATCCTGAGCGGGAATGCTGATATTTTAAGTGCCTCAGAAGCAAAAATGGTTGAGGAACTAATAAACGGCAGGCCGGTTCAGGAAGATTTTTATACCCAGCTGATCAACAAAGGATATGTAGTTGACGAAAAGACAGAAAATATTGAGTATAAAAATGAATATCTCAATTTTATTGATTCACGTGACAAAGATGAAGTACAGCTGTTCTTTGTCCCCAATTACAGTTGCAATTTTGCATGTTCCTACTGTTACCAGGAAGGATATACAAATCCTCACTCAGAAGTACCGGCAAAATTGACAGATATGTTTTTTCAGTATGTCAGGACCAGATTTGCCGGCAGGAACAGATATATAACCCTTTTTGGGGGTGAACCTTTGTTGAATAGTCCCAGGCAAAAGGAACTTGTCTCTTATTTCCTGGAGAATGCAACCCGCGCAGAACTGGATGTATGCATTGTAACCAACGGTTATTACCTGGGAGAATACCTGGATTTACTAAAGAAAAGCCGGATCCGTGAGATACAGGTTACCCTCGACGGGACAAAAGCAATACATGATTCCCGCCGTTTCCTGAAAGGAGGAGGTTCTACCTTCGACAAAATCGTAAAAGGAATTGACCTTTGCCTGCAAAACAAAATTTCGGTCAACCTCAGAATGGTTGCCGACAAACAAAATATCGACAACCTGCCCGAACTGGCCACCTTTGCCATTGATAAAGGCTGGACAAACAGTCCTTTCTTTAAAACCCAGATTGGCCGCAATTATGAACTGCACCATTGCCAGTCCCATCCCGAACAACTGTTTGACAGAATCTCATTGTACGAAAAAATCTATGAACTGACCAAAGAGCATCCGCATATCCTGAAATTTTACAAACCGGCCTATTCCATTTCGAAATTCTTATCCGAAAACGGGAATTTGCCCAATCCCTTATTTGATGCCTGTCCGGCCTGCAAAACAGAATGGGCCTTCGACTACACCGGCCATATTTACCCCTGTACAGCCACCGTTGGCAAGACAGACGAATCGTTGGGAACATTTTATCCTAGAGAATTTCATGATCTAAAAAAAATCAAAGAATGGGAAAACAGGGATGTCACTTCCATTCCGGAATGCCAAAATTGTGATTTACAACTGGCCTGCGGTGGAGGATGTGGTGCTGTGGCAAAAAATAGGTCAGGAAATATCTGCTCACCCGATTGCCGCCCGGTGAAAAAATTGCTAGAACTGGGTTTCTCAAATTATTTCTAA